The region TCAAATCTAATATTTCTGGAAATTGAAAGCAAGGCTGAATCACAATGAAAATTCCTTCTAATAATCAAGAAAAATGATTGTAGAAATCAAACAAAAGGAAAATCCAACCTTCTCCTGTCATTATCTCGAACAATCTTCACACCTCCATTACACAGATTGCAGACACCTACCAAAAGAAACAGATgcataaaaatcaaataaatgaaAGACTATTTTCAGAAATTGTTTATTCCTAAATCAATCAAATTAGATTGCTAGTTGTTTAATTGTACCGTCGAAGAGCATGATTGGTCGGGAATCCTGCTCGGAGAAGCTGGCAGTCTCCTTCACCCAGTCCACCGCCGGCGAGTTTCTACGAGGCGGCGATGATAGAGCGGCGGAAACGTGAAACTGGCGGCGGAGTGGCGGGGTTACGGGAACGATGAGCGCCGCCATTTGGAGTAACGGAATCGTTGGCAGCCAAACAAACTGAAATTAAAGAGACACCTTGTCAGAGCACGTGGAGATTACTAATCCGTCCCATTAATTACTCCAAAAACCGTAAATAACGAGGGCAAAAATGGTATTTCAGTGTTCTAATGTGGCCATACTAATTTGCCACATCATATACTAAATTTCCGGATAAACTAGTGGTTTTTATCGGTCGTaggtattaattattttttcttttatctctgaataattaataaataatgaatgaagattatttttttatgtaatttataaaaaaaaaattgttgttagaatcaaattaaatttacaaaataaaataaataacactAAATCGGCACGAGTACTAATCTAAAATGTCAAACATTTGCCTCTAATGGGTGAAAAACTTCTAATGTTTATACTTTATACTTAGCTGAAGATAAAAATGTTAAAATGCCAAAAAGAGAGGAAAACACTACAAATTCATTGGCAATGTGATGTGCAAGTCATTACATAAAAAAACACTACAAAATTCTTACATCCCAAACAAATGAGACTTGAGATATGCTGTTTAGACCCAAAACATTAAGAGAAGTATACACTACAAAATTCTTACATCCCAAAACAATATGAGAAATGCTCTGCTTAGACCCAAACCATAACATTAAGAAACCCAACATATCTCAAACGGAAGGAGAGAGAGGTCAGATAAAAAATGTCATAAATTTGCAACAGATCGTTTCCGGGCGACAGCTCTCCAGCCAATATCTCGTCGGAAGAACCCACCTGGCCAATTTACTTGCTCCACGGCTTCGTATGCTCGATCTCTGGCCTCTTCAAGATCATTCCCTTTAGCAGTGACACCAAGAACACGCCCACCGGTAGCAATGAAGTTCCCATCAGAGTCGAGGGCTGTTCCAGCATGGAAAATCTTCACACTTGGCGCGATGTCTTCTGCTGCCTTGAGATTTTGTATCACTGTGCCCTTTTTGTAGGGTCCTGGGTAACCCTCGCTCGCCATTACAACAATCATTGCAGATCCAGGAGACCACTCCAGAGATACACCACTTAACTCTCCTTTGCTTGCTGAAAGTAATACCTGTGCCAGATCCGACTCCAATCGAACCATCAACACCTGAAAATTAAGACATCAACAGCCACATGAGCTATTGGACTAGAGCACAAGTCCATATTATGCAACCATTCAATGATAATGGGAACTACTAAACATTTACTCAAACAAAGATCTTTTACAACTTTCCGGATCTTTCAGTTCCAAGTAATAAGTTGAGAAATTCAGACAAAAGAAAGAGGaaacagaaaaacaaaaacaagaaatatTTAGCGAGGGGAAAAATTAGATAAAATCTAGGACAAACCTGGCACTCGGGATCTCCAAAGCGGACGTTGTACTCGATCAGTTTCGGTAGTCCGGATTTCTTCTCGATCATTAGCCCTGCATATAAAACTCCAACAAACTTGCGGCCTTCTGCAGCCATTCCCTTCACAGTAGGAAGAATTATGGATTTCATGACAAAAGATTCCAGTTCTTTTGTTAGGACAGGGGCTGGAGAGTATGCCCCCATGCCACCAGTATTAGGCCCAGTGTCACCATCGCCTACTCGTTTATGGTCCTGAGCAGATTCCAGAGGTACAGCACACTCCCCATCGACTAGAGCAAAGAATGATGCTTCCTCTCCTTCAAGATATTCTTCTACGATGACACGACACCCAGCAGAGCCAAAAACATTTTCCACAAGCATAGAATCAACTGCATCAAATGCTTCATCGATTGTCATAGCAACAATAACACCTTTTCCAGCTGCCAAGCCATCAGCTTTAACAACAATGGGAACACCTTGTGCTTCAATATATGCTTTTGCAGCAGATGGATCGGTAAAAGTTTGATACTGCAACATCGAATGGGAAAATGTAAGCCTTTAAAGTATCACGAGTAAGACTATCTAGTAACTAAAGCTAACATGTAATGTACCTTGGCAGTCGGGATATCATATTTGTCACATAGCCGTTTCATGAAGTCCTTCGAACCTTCTAAGACGGCGGCTTCTGAAGAAGGGCCAAAAGTAGGAATCCCAGCCTTCACAAGATCATTAGCCAGACCAGCTACAAGGGGGGCCTCTGGTCCCACTACAACCAATCCAATAGATCTTTCACGGCAAAAGGAAATCACCGCTGAGTTGTCAGAGATGTCGAGATCTTCTATACAAGTCGCATCGCCCGAGTCAGAAATTCCAGCATTCCCAGGAGCACAAAGCACAGAAACACAGGATGGAGATCGCTTCAGGGCATAACAAAGAGCATGCTCCCTTCCCCCTCCTCCAATAACCAGCACAGCTATTTTTTCCCCTGCAATGCCAACTACATGCTTAATAACAGGTCCACTAACATAAACCAAAAACTCATCATTAAGCATTCCTCACAACCTATTCATCATCAGATAAGCAAGTACTAAGAACAACTAAATTTTGACATTGTGTAACATTCAACTTTTCAAGCATCAATTTTTCTAGTAATTATTTTCATGTActaatatactactagtatattgGATATTTCAATCATGAACTAACCTTATTTTTGTGTACAAGTTGAAAATGTATATTCCTACATTCCTACCAAAAGCGATACAAGATTCtgacaaaaatttaaatttatcaaaagcggtagtagtagtttttgggaaaatcgggtttgtgggggagtttacactaaatattacgtaaatgtacccattttgttatctattccacaaatgggaaaaacgccaaccacattggcgtttttattagtaaatacgccaacgtcattggcgtgttttaaggtaaatacgccaacgatgatggcgttttatacttgtgccgtattttgggtgtatgctctcggattgtaattacgattaaacacgccaacttggttggcgtgtataaataaaaaaacgtatttgtaaatggcgtgttttctttgttgaaacgcCGAAGCGGTTTGACGTTTTGTAAAAGACGCCATTCTGAGTGGCGTATTTACTTAATATGAAAAACGCCAttctgagtggcgtgtttaatcagactgatataccaggcgttcctcccccaaatcgcgaaaacctcacaacacacagccttcgcgatttctccagctgcgcgccttctctccgtgatttcggcctacattcatcaatcggtgctattctcccccaaattcatctattttattcggttagtatgcttaccttttacataattatagtaattggtggatagctagggtttgtaatgggttgtgaattgagtagaaatattatgcattttggattggttgaatgatattattgttgattattatgttggattgtgttgggtttaagttaatttgtgtataaatttgattataagcctaaaccctagggtttttatagctaaaaaattgggcaaattgttttgatttatgtgggttttggttgattagtttagattgttaaatttgtttaggttaggcaaaattgaaattggtaggttgggcgaattgttaattgaaattgttaattttgtgtaggtgaattggtttatgattttgaatgtgcaatgttgtgtaacttgcttatttgatgttggtgttcaattttgtgatattggattaaattgtatctaattattgaaatggtttatggttggttattgttgaatttggtttatgaaattggattaaatgttatggttggttattgttgaatttgaattatgtaggtaaattatggcatcatcttcaacctctcgtcgtcggcttgcatgtggtcctgcggatccatctgtattatattttcagagacaacacgtctctaacaacatatgggcaggagttccatccgaagatgtacgctgccgacgatttgaaggaaaaatttgggatgttcccatccagCAACATGTCTTGacaatagtggaccagatggggtttgggggtatgttaaggtgtggtaaaccaaaagaaattgaccaccatcttatcacagctctgattgaacgttggaggccagagactcacacgtttcactttccagtcggtgaagcgactgtgacactggaagacgtggaggtcttatggggcctgaaagttgatggagaggctctgacaacttacatccccccgacggacgcgggatattggacggacaggtgtatggattttctaggattcataccggaagcatccgagttgaaggaaatggcttttaagcagacgagcttatcgcgccaattgaggattgagctgtctaatgaccacgaacactacatatatgctcagcgggctcgtatctattgtctgctattacttgatggtctgatgatccccaacgccaccggaaataaaattccgttcttctacctacactttttcatggatatagaacggtgttctacatatagctggggtggggcgacgcttgcttgcttgtaccacaatttgtgtgaagcggccgttggtcagaggacggatgtagggggagccttaactctattacaactttgggcttgggagagaatcccaaatattagaccgaggatgctagatcccgtgcatacagactatctaccatgtgcaagcgcgtaagttgttcattaattgcgtttttaaacttaatgttcatcaattttcgtgttcttcgctcataatttaaattttttagatggaatggcCCGGCGTCATAAGTTGttcgcctgtaccaccagtgtggctgacagagtgacgacctcgaactgcagatcttggtggaggtggaggcataaaatcgtgatcgacatcatcagtgtgactgacagaatgacgacctcgaactgcatatcttggtggaggtggaggcaaagaatcgtcagcggcatcatctatcAACTGATTATCCatccttggtggaggtggatgcaaaaaatcgtcagcggcatcatctaccaactgagtatccatccttgaatgagcattcgggcagttgcgactgtcgtgacctggttgacggcaatgtttacatcggcgtcgggctcgtggctggtcagcttcacggacatccatctgattaggaatcctagtagtacggtatcgaccgcgacttttaggcattaactgagctcgtgaacattgcaaagtccattcaggcacggcccaataatcttggtgtctgggtggattgaacaccgtagaatattggtgtacccaaacacttgtgcggtatacgggatcaacaagcgacagcatgttgtcgtttctaaaacgcgcaactgccgctgcatgtgaacatggaagtctccacatctgccacttttgacatttgcagtgcgagtccaagtactttaccttccacttattagcgccctttccaccaattcgacgctttgttcgaaccacataatgccctgcaattgtgttgggtgctctcacattatgcaattgaccttttgcatcatttttgcacaccttttcatgcgcccacggggtaagtggtgtggcacactgtgttgatgcaattgaccggtcattgaaccattctattgtcctccagaatatcatatcaatgcaagctttaattgggagttgtcttgcgcctctcaacacattgttgtaagattccaccatattagtggaaacctcaccccatcttttgtgtttgtcatacgccagattccatttttctaactccacggcatcaaggtactgcaaagcctcgttgttgacgtttcgaagtaaacgacgtctgatcttaaacttgcgcttcttggtagcaataccaattttccaaacaagtcttttgaccatgatacctttgtgattctgcaaaacattctttctaacatgtaccaagcaaaatctgtgatgacccacattgggttcttctttccatatgggagaattcattgcatctatgattcccacatgcctatcagatatgacacatatttcatgctttgctacatgaagtaatgcgttccataaaccaattccaactttctttggtttcctcatcaacaatgg is a window of Salvia splendens isolate huo1 chromosome 3, SspV2, whole genome shotgun sequence DNA encoding:
- the LOC121797187 gene encoding phosphoribosylamine--glycine ligase-like, which translates into the protein MGSLYLCHQPNPLTPKPNQLQTSNPCRFLQNVAATPLHLQTRRFQQLRVDPPPAAQRRASDVPGGELGPDVLDPLAGTRAGLDADSVGEKIAVLVIGGGGREHALCYALKRSPSCVSVLCAPGNAGISDSGDATCIEDLDISDNSAVISFCRERSIGLVVVGPEAPLVAGLANDLVKAGIPTFGPSSEAAVLEGSKDFMKRLCDKYDIPTAKYQTFTDPSAAKAYIEAQGVPIVVKADGLAAGKGVIVAMTIDEAFDAVDSMLVENVFGSAGCRVIVEEYLEGEEASFFALVDGECAVPLESAQDHKRVGDGDTGPNTGGMGAYSPAPVLTKELESFVMKSIILPTVKGMAAEGRKFVGVLYAGLMIEKKSGLPKLIEYNVRFGDPECQVLMVRLESDLAQVLLSASKGELSGVSLEWSPGSAMIVVMASEGYPGPYKKGTVIQNLKAAEDIAPSVKIFHAGTALDSDGNFIATGGRVLGVTAKGNDLEEARDRAYEAVEQVNWPGGFFRRDIGWRAVARKRSVANL